In a genomic window of Candidatus Eisenbacteria bacterium:
- the nadB gene encoding L-aspartate oxidase, protein MALECDVLVIGSGLAGLSLALKAARHGRVLVVTKKGEAESNTQYAQGGIAAVFDGTDSFASHRRDTLRCGAGLCDPDVVKAVVEEGPERVRELASWGVPFSRTARGFALGREGGHSRRRIVHAADATGRAVETALLHRVRNDPRIQVVEDRLAVDLLLESRLTPRRGGSQADACWGAYVLQRSTGRIEPITAKVTVLATGGCGKVYLYTTNPDVATGDGLAMAWRAGAVLTNLEFVQFHPTCLYHPKAKSFLLSEALRGEGAVLRTLDGTRFMPRVHKLAELAPRDVVARAIDRELKRRGEPYVTLDISHRPARWVLSRFPHIAATLRTYGFDLTREPIPVVPAAHYMCGGVAADLSGRTSLRGLLAIGETACTGLHGANRLASNSLLEALVSAHHAAAEAARRVKAVSKPPRPAPWSARGTRPPLETVVFDHNWDAVRRAMWDLVGIVRTDQRLVQAARHLDLLLDESEHAFDTLRLSPDLVELRNVALVGSLIVQSARARRESRGLHFNLDHPRPVRSFQRPTRLRAHARSPRRRRT, encoded by the coding sequence ATGGCGCTCGAGTGCGACGTCCTGGTGATCGGCAGCGGGCTCGCGGGTCTCTCCTTGGCGCTCAAGGCGGCGCGGCATGGGCGCGTGCTGGTGGTGACCAAGAAGGGCGAAGCCGAATCGAACACGCAGTACGCGCAGGGGGGGATCGCGGCGGTGTTCGACGGCACGGACAGCTTCGCGTCGCACCGCCGGGACACCCTGCGGTGCGGCGCCGGGCTCTGCGACCCGGACGTGGTGAAGGCGGTGGTCGAGGAAGGTCCCGAGCGCGTCAGGGAGCTGGCGTCGTGGGGCGTGCCGTTCAGTCGCACGGCGCGCGGTTTCGCCCTGGGCCGGGAGGGAGGCCACAGCCGGCGCCGCATCGTCCACGCCGCCGATGCCACCGGCCGCGCGGTCGAGACCGCGCTGCTCCACCGCGTGCGCAACGATCCGCGCATCCAGGTGGTGGAGGACCGGCTGGCGGTCGACCTGCTGCTGGAGTCACGGCTCACACCGCGGCGCGGCGGCAGCCAGGCGGACGCGTGCTGGGGCGCCTACGTGCTGCAGCGCAGCACGGGGAGGATCGAGCCGATCACCGCCAAGGTCACGGTGCTGGCGACCGGTGGATGCGGCAAGGTCTACCTGTACACCACCAATCCGGACGTCGCGACCGGCGACGGACTGGCCATGGCCTGGCGCGCCGGCGCGGTGCTCACCAATCTCGAGTTCGTCCAGTTCCACCCGACGTGCCTGTATCATCCCAAAGCCAAATCGTTCCTGCTCAGCGAGGCGCTTCGAGGCGAAGGCGCGGTGCTGCGCACGCTCGACGGCACCCGCTTCATGCCGCGCGTCCACAAGCTCGCCGAGCTGGCGCCTCGCGACGTGGTGGCGCGCGCAATCGACCGCGAGCTCAAGCGACGCGGCGAGCCCTACGTCACGCTCGACATCAGCCACCGTCCGGCGCGCTGGGTCCTCTCGCGCTTCCCGCACATCGCGGCCACGCTGCGCACCTACGGCTTCGATCTGACGCGCGAGCCGATCCCGGTCGTGCCGGCGGCGCACTACATGTGCGGAGGTGTTGCGGCCGACCTGTCGGGACGCACCAGCCTCCGCGGTTTGCTGGCGATCGGGGAGACCGCGTGCACCGGGCTTCATGGCGCCAACCGGCTGGCGAGCAATTCGCTGCTGGAAGCCCTGGTGAGCGCGCACCACGCCGCCGCCGAGGCGGCGCGCAGGGTCAAGGCCGTCTCCAAGCCGCCGCGGCCCGCGCCGTGGAGCGCCCGCGGCACCCGGCCGCCGCTCGAGACCGTGGTCTTCGACCACAACTGGGACGCGGTGCGCCGCGCGATGTGGGACCTGGTCGGCATCGTGCGCACCGACCAGCGCCTGGTGCAGGCGGCACGACATCTCGATCTGCTGCTCGATGAGTCGGAGCACGCGTTCGACACGCTGCGCCTCTCGCCGGATCTGGTCGAGCTGCGAAACGTCGCCCTGGTCGGAAGCCTCATCGTCCAGAGCGCGCGCGCGCGACGCGAGAGCCGCGGACTCCACTTCAACCTCGACCATCCCCGCCCGGTGCGGAGCTTTCAGCGTCCGACCCGTCTGCGCGCACATGCGAGGAGCCCGCGCAGGCGACGCACTTGA
- the lpxK gene encoding tetraacyldisaccharide 4'-kinase, with protein sequence MAALNPASRAAAALYGAAWEVRRRSYALGFRRAQHVPARVVSVGNLTLGGTGKTTLTLHLARVAMEMGRKVAVVCRDYRPGPGGQGDETLLYRRALGETRVFSGRRKVDLAAAAAASGHDPILVDDGFSHWPLARDLDLVLLDAASPWGGGGLLPAGRLREPRRALQRADWLILTRVIPPLDRDHVASIRRYAPAARFAAGRHRVTGVRHLDGSPAAAPGRVRVVTATGHPEAVAASAREAGLEVTELSAYRDHHWFRREEAERERAAARRAGAALLMTAKDAVRWPHPGDAEVRVLEVEWEWVEGGAALIQDALPGKSEG encoded by the coding sequence GTGGCCGCGCTGAATCCGGCATCGCGCGCCGCGGCGGCTCTCTATGGCGCGGCGTGGGAAGTGCGTCGAAGGTCGTACGCGCTTGGCTTCCGGCGCGCGCAGCATGTGCCGGCGCGCGTGGTGAGCGTCGGCAATCTGACCCTGGGCGGCACGGGCAAGACCACGCTCACCCTGCACCTGGCTCGAGTCGCGATGGAGATGGGCCGCAAGGTCGCCGTGGTCTGCCGCGATTACCGGCCGGGGCCCGGCGGCCAGGGGGACGAGACGTTGCTCTATCGCAGAGCACTCGGGGAAACGCGAGTGTTCTCCGGCCGGCGGAAGGTCGATCTGGCCGCAGCGGCCGCGGCGTCGGGTCACGATCCCATCCTGGTCGACGACGGCTTCTCCCACTGGCCTCTGGCGCGCGACCTCGATCTGGTGCTGCTCGATGCGGCGAGCCCCTGGGGTGGCGGAGGACTCCTTCCGGCGGGACGGCTGCGAGAGCCGCGACGTGCGCTGCAACGCGCCGACTGGCTGATCCTCACACGCGTGATCCCGCCGCTCGATCGCGACCACGTGGCGTCGATTCGCCGTTACGCTCCAGCGGCGCGCTTCGCGGCGGGACGGCATCGCGTCACGGGCGTGCGCCACCTCGACGGCTCACCGGCCGCGGCGCCCGGCAGGGTCCGGGTGGTGACGGCGACGGGCCATCCCGAGGCGGTGGCGGCGAGCGCGCGCGAGGCCGGGCTCGAGGTCACGGAGCTCTCGGCTTATCGAGACCACCATTGGTTCCGCCGGGAGGAGGCCGAACGCGAGCGGGCCGCGGCGCGCCGCGCCGGCGCCGCGCTGCTGATGACCGCCAAGGACGCGGTGCGCTGGCCGCATCCCGGCGATGCCGAGGTGCGCGTGCTCGAGGTCGAGTGGGAGTGGGTGGAAGGGGGCGCGGCGCTCATCCAGGACGCGCTGCCCGGCAAGAGCGAGGGGTGA
- the lpxB gene encoding lipid-A-disaccharide synthase: MDHELERRFLVVTGEASGDLHAAHLVEALRALGPCRVRGVAGPAMRDAGVECVVRSESLAVLGFAEILQRLPLLFDTRRRLLAEYDRFRPHAVVLVDYPGFNLRLGPMLKRRGARTFYYIAPQVWAWHPERARTMARWVDHLAVVFPFEEPLFRAAGVPVTFVGHPLLDDFGPETDAPSFHAALGIDPSRPLLGLLPGSRTQETARHAGIMIEGARRLAATRPGLQAVMALAPGMEVPDGLDLGPVRLARGLTRATQAFSTACAVASGTATLETALFGTPLVVVYRTGALNYAIARRLVQIQRIGLPNIVAESMVAPELIQGDLTPDALVRELAPWLDDPLAREAQHRALGVVRERLGAPGASARAAARLWELAA, encoded by the coding sequence GTGGACCACGAGCTAGAGCGCCGGTTCCTGGTCGTCACGGGTGAAGCTTCCGGCGATCTGCACGCCGCGCATCTGGTCGAGGCCTTGCGAGCGCTCGGGCCGTGTCGCGTGCGCGGCGTCGCGGGGCCCGCGATGCGGGACGCCGGCGTCGAATGCGTGGTCCGCAGCGAGTCGCTGGCCGTCCTGGGGTTCGCCGAGATCCTCCAGCGCCTGCCGCTCCTCTTCGACACGCGCCGCCGTTTGCTGGCGGAATACGACCGCTTCCGGCCGCATGCCGTCGTACTGGTCGACTATCCAGGTTTCAATCTGCGGCTCGGCCCCATGCTCAAGCGCCGCGGCGCGCGCACCTTCTATTACATCGCGCCGCAGGTCTGGGCCTGGCATCCGGAGCGGGCGAGGACGATGGCGCGGTGGGTGGATCACCTCGCGGTCGTCTTTCCCTTCGAGGAGCCGCTGTTCCGCGCCGCCGGGGTGCCGGTCACCTTCGTCGGCCATCCTCTGCTCGATGACTTCGGCCCCGAGACGGACGCCCCGAGCTTCCATGCGGCGCTCGGGATCGACCCGAGCCGCCCGCTGCTGGGACTGCTTCCCGGAAGCCGGACGCAGGAGACCGCCCGACATGCCGGCATCATGATCGAGGGCGCGCGCCGTCTGGCGGCGACGCGGCCGGGACTCCAGGCGGTCATGGCGCTGGCGCCGGGGATGGAGGTTCCCGACGGCCTCGACCTCGGCCCCGTTCGCCTCGCGCGCGGCCTCACTCGCGCGACCCAGGCGTTCTCGACCGCGTGCGCCGTGGCGTCCGGAACCGCGACGCTGGAGACCGCGCTCTTCGGCACGCCGCTGGTCGTCGTCTACAGGACCGGCGCGCTCAACTATGCGATCGCGCGGCGGCTGGTCCAGATTCAGCGCATCGGTCTGCCGAACATCGTCGCGGAATCGATGGTGGCGCCCGAGCTGATCCAGGGCGACCTCACGCCCGATGCGCTGGTGCGCGAGCTGGCGCCATGGCTCGACGATCCTCTGGCCCGCGAGGCTCAGCATCGAGCCTTGGGCGTCGTGCGCGAGCGGCTTGGCGCTCCCGGTGCTTCCGCACGCGCCGCCGCGCGCCTGTGGGAGCTGGCGGCTTGA
- a CDS encoding bifunctional UDP-3-O-[3-hydroxymyristoyl] N-acetylglucosamine deacetylase/3-hydroxyacyl-ACP dehydratase, with protein MTLKPQRTIGRAVSFEGVGLHTGQRCKVTFRAGEPNSGVRFVRADLPGRPEVLVRPENAHFDPQAGRRTILQQGDVQIHTMEHILAAVAGLGIDNLVIETTAMETPEPDDGSAAPIAALLTQAGVVEQERPKRHIKVTKPVSWSENGIELEATPYDGFKISFLIDYDNRVVGRQAFSLDITPESFVEQIAPARTFVLERDVEALRRAGWIRGGRLENAVVVGEERVLNEEPLRFPDEFVRHKVLDLVGDLFLLGGPLLGHVTAKRSGHQSHVAFVKHLKETLPLPGRRAGRPAEEWDITAIMDIMPHRYPFLLVDRITRIEEGRSIEGVKNVTINEPFFQGHFPGHPIMPAVLIIEAMAQVGGLLLLNSVDDPMSKLMYFMGIDGAKFRRPVVPGDQLRFVLTLLKLRKGTSKMRGEAFVDDQLVAEAELLATVVDRRSS; from the coding sequence GTGACCCTCAAGCCGCAGCGCACCATCGGCCGCGCGGTGTCGTTCGAGGGAGTCGGACTCCATACCGGGCAGCGCTGCAAAGTGACCTTCCGGGCGGGTGAGCCCAACAGCGGGGTGCGCTTCGTGCGCGCCGATCTTCCCGGGCGTCCCGAAGTCCTCGTGCGGCCCGAGAACGCGCACTTCGATCCGCAGGCCGGCCGCCGCACCATCCTCCAGCAGGGCGACGTCCAGATCCACACCATGGAGCACATCCTGGCCGCCGTGGCCGGCCTCGGGATCGACAACCTCGTGATCGAGACCACGGCCATGGAGACCCCCGAGCCCGACGACGGCAGCGCCGCGCCGATCGCCGCGCTGCTGACGCAGGCCGGCGTGGTCGAGCAGGAGCGGCCGAAGCGTCACATCAAGGTGACCAAGCCCGTGAGCTGGTCCGAGAACGGCATCGAGCTCGAGGCCACGCCCTACGACGGGTTCAAGATCAGCTTCCTGATCGACTACGACAATCGGGTGGTCGGTCGCCAGGCGTTCTCGCTCGACATCACCCCGGAGTCGTTCGTCGAGCAGATCGCGCCCGCGCGCACCTTCGTGCTGGAGCGCGACGTCGAGGCGCTGCGCCGAGCGGGCTGGATCCGCGGCGGGCGTCTCGAGAATGCCGTCGTGGTGGGCGAAGAGCGGGTGCTGAACGAAGAGCCTCTGCGCTTCCCCGACGAGTTCGTGCGCCACAAAGTGCTCGATCTGGTGGGCGACCTCTTCCTGCTCGGTGGACCCTTGCTCGGACACGTCACCGCAAAGCGCTCGGGACATCAGAGCCACGTCGCCTTCGTCAAGCACCTCAAGGAGACCCTGCCGCTGCCGGGCCGCCGCGCCGGCCGTCCCGCCGAGGAGTGGGACATCACGGCGATCATGGACATCATGCCCCACCGCTATCCCTTCCTCCTCGTCGACCGCATCACCCGCATCGAGGAAGGGCGGAGCATCGAAGGCGTCAAGAACGTCACCATCAACGAGCCGTTCTTCCAGGGGCACTTCCCTGGCCACCCCATCATGCCCGCGGTGCTGATCATCGAGGCGATGGCCCAGGTCGGGGGACTGCTGCTGCTCAACTCGGTGGACGACCCGATGAGCAAGCTGATGTACTTCATGGGCATCGACGGCGCCAAGTTCCGCCGCCCGGTGGTGCCCGGCGATCAGCTCCGCTTCGTCCTCACCCTGCTCAAGCTCCGCAAGGGAACGAGCAAGATGCGCGGCGAGGCCTTCGTCGACGACCAGCTCGTGGCCGAGGCGGAGCTGCTGGCGACCGTCGTGGACCGGCGCTCATCATGA
- a CDS encoding lysophospholipid acyltransferase family protein: MSGRSYPWWFGLASVLGAGLLVLLAKTWRLEWIGTSEREAGRQAGERWIFALWHARLLPLTIAHRHRDVGVLISQHRDGELIARIVERLGYATGRGSSTRGGEEGARDMLRLAEEGRILAITPDGPRGPAEQVKPGLVYLASRTGLPIVPVAASARNEWRMRSWDGFRIPKPFSRVMIGYGPPLAVPNRLDDREEEAWRVRLQAAIEDITRDLDRRMGQA, translated from the coding sequence TTGAGCGGCCGGTCGTATCCGTGGTGGTTCGGACTCGCGTCGGTGCTGGGCGCCGGCCTCCTGGTTCTGCTCGCCAAGACCTGGCGTCTGGAGTGGATCGGGACGTCAGAGCGAGAAGCGGGGAGGCAAGCCGGCGAGCGGTGGATCTTCGCGCTCTGGCATGCGCGCCTGCTGCCGCTGACCATCGCTCACCGTCATCGTGACGTCGGCGTGCTCATCAGCCAGCACCGGGATGGCGAGCTGATCGCCCGCATCGTCGAACGGCTCGGTTACGCCACCGGCCGCGGGTCGAGCACGCGCGGCGGAGAAGAAGGTGCGCGCGACATGCTCCGGCTGGCGGAAGAAGGACGCATTCTCGCGATCACGCCCGATGGCCCGCGGGGACCCGCGGAACAGGTGAAGCCCGGCCTGGTCTACCTGGCCAGCCGCACCGGCCTTCCGATCGTTCCCGTCGCCGCCTCCGCGCGGAACGAGTGGCGGATGAGGTCCTGGGACGGATTCCGCATCCCGAAGCCTTTCAGCCGAGTGATGATCGGCTACGGCCCACCGCTCGCGGTGCCGAACCGGCTCGACGACCGTGAGGAGGAAGCCTGGCGCGTGCGGCTCCAGGCAGCGATCGAGGACATCACTCGCGATCTGGATCGGCGCATGGGGCAGGCATGA
- a CDS encoding glycosyltransferase N-terminal domain-containing protein: MSVAWTAYRSLAPLLGAAAPLGRWIAPAPERSAWSERLGEVHDAEPADAWIHAASMGEAVAVSGLLAELRRDAPSSRLRLTATTRTGRQRLIDLGEHATLAPLDTPQAAARFFDHVRPKCLVLLETELWPQWLIAARRAQAPVLVLNARLSARSLERYRWLGAAFTELIAGLQAVLCQSDTDRDRWLALGASPVRTSTVGNLKNDGLPSPAADRGTARAALGLDPARPLWVLGSVRPGEARHLAEAWTAMPGEARDRWQVVAVPRHANATAGLRREAQEAGVAEATGVPEHGAWRWDDRPGVLAGYYAAAELAYVGGTLEPYGGHNPLEPAACAAAVLTGPHLEAQGPAAQTLQAQGAIEIAAPGAALASALRALLTDPSLLKHRADASLAAANRARGATRRAVDRLREWTLWPR; this comes from the coding sequence ATGAGCGTGGCGTGGACCGCGTATCGCTCGCTCGCGCCGCTGCTCGGCGCCGCCGCTCCCCTGGGCCGCTGGATCGCGCCGGCGCCGGAGCGGAGCGCGTGGAGCGAGCGGCTCGGAGAGGTCCACGATGCGGAGCCGGCGGACGCGTGGATCCACGCCGCCTCGATGGGGGAGGCGGTGGCGGTCTCGGGACTGCTCGCGGAGCTGCGGCGCGACGCGCCGTCCTCACGGCTGCGGCTCACCGCGACCACGCGCACCGGGCGGCAGCGGCTCATCGACCTGGGCGAGCACGCCACGCTGGCGCCGCTCGACACGCCGCAGGCCGCTGCGAGATTCTTCGACCACGTTCGTCCGAAGTGCCTCGTGCTGCTCGAAACCGAGCTCTGGCCGCAATGGCTGATCGCGGCGCGGCGCGCACAGGCGCCGGTCCTGGTGCTGAACGCGCGGCTTTCGGCCCGCTCGCTCGAGCGTTATCGCTGGCTCGGCGCTGCATTCACCGAGCTGATCGCGGGCCTTCAGGCCGTGCTCTGTCAGAGCGACACGGATCGTGATCGCTGGCTGGCGCTCGGAGCTTCCCCGGTGCGAACCTCGACCGTGGGCAATCTGAAGAACGACGGCCTGCCTTCGCCGGCGGCGGACCGTGGCACGGCACGCGCGGCCTTGGGACTGGATCCCGCGCGACCTCTGTGGGTGCTGGGAAGCGTGCGTCCCGGCGAGGCGCGGCACCTTGCCGAGGCCTGGACCGCGATGCCGGGCGAAGCCCGCGACCGCTGGCAGGTGGTGGCGGTGCCGCGCCACGCGAACGCCACGGCCGGGCTGAGGCGCGAAGCGCAGGAGGCCGGCGTTGCCGAAGCGACCGGGGTTCCGGAGCACGGCGCCTGGCGCTGGGACGATCGGCCCGGCGTCCTCGCCGGCTACTACGCGGCCGCGGAGCTGGCGTACGTGGGCGGTACGCTGGAGCCCTACGGAGGCCACAATCCCCTGGAGCCGGCGGCCTGCGCCGCGGCCGTGCTGACCGGCCCCCATCTCGAGGCTCAGGGTCCAGCCGCGCAGACGCTCCAGGCGCAGGGCGCCATCGAGATCGCGGCGCCAGGCGCTGCGCTGGCCTCGGCCCTCCGCGCATTGCTCACCGATCCCTCGCTGTTGAAGCACCGCGCCGATGCTTCACTCGCGGCGGCCAACCGCGCCCGGGGCGCGACGCGGCGGGCGGTGGACCGGTTACGGGAGTGGACGCTGTGGCCGCGCTGA
- a CDS encoding Gfo/Idh/MocA family oxidoreductase: protein MSAALRVGVWGVGAWGEKHARVWHELSAADDTIRLVGLYDTAVDRARKVAEAHGCRGFETPEAMLAEVDAVSITTPTIAHRAAAETAFAAGVHALVEKPLAVTTAEADSILGAAERAGRTLRVGHVERFNPAMAVARERVREPKFVEAHRLAMFQPRSLDIDVVFDLMIHDIDLVLEATGQVPESISAVGVAVLSDNEDIANARLEFPDGCVANLTASRVSQERLRRIRFFQSDSYLSVDLFGRSAEYLRVEPRARAALAPGGAGLMAALAGIQRQKIDVPEGEPLRLELAAFARDIAGEPSRVATGWAGREALRVAESVRDAMRRRMVQWTTS, encoded by the coding sequence ATGAGCGCGGCACTGCGCGTCGGCGTCTGGGGCGTGGGAGCGTGGGGAGAGAAGCACGCGCGCGTCTGGCACGAGCTGTCCGCCGCGGACGACACGATCCGGCTGGTCGGCCTCTACGACACGGCGGTGGACCGCGCCCGGAAGGTGGCCGAAGCGCACGGGTGCCGCGGTTTCGAGACGCCGGAGGCGATGCTCGCCGAGGTCGACGCGGTGTCGATCACCACGCCGACCATCGCCCATCGCGCGGCCGCGGAGACCGCGTTCGCGGCGGGCGTCCACGCGCTGGTGGAGAAGCCGCTGGCCGTCACGACCGCCGAGGCGGATTCGATCCTGGGCGCGGCGGAGCGCGCCGGTCGCACGCTTCGGGTCGGGCACGTCGAGCGCTTCAACCCGGCGATGGCCGTGGCGCGCGAGCGCGTGCGCGAGCCCAAGTTCGTGGAGGCCCATCGCCTCGCGATGTTCCAGCCGCGCTCCCTCGACATCGACGTGGTGTTCGATCTCATGATCCACGACATCGACCTGGTGCTCGAAGCCACCGGCCAGGTGCCCGAATCGATTTCGGCGGTCGGCGTTGCGGTGCTGTCGGACAACGAGGACATCGCCAACGCGCGGCTCGAATTCCCGGACGGCTGTGTCGCCAACCTCACGGCCAGCCGCGTGTCCCAGGAGCGGCTGCGGCGTATTCGCTTCTTCCAGTCGGATTCGTACCTGTCGGTGGATCTGTTCGGGCGCAGCGCGGAGTATCTGCGGGTCGAGCCGCGCGCACGGGCGGCGCTCGCCCCGGGCGGCGCCGGGCTCATGGCCGCGCTGGCCGGCATCCAGCGCCAGAAGATCGACGTGCCGGAGGGAGAGCCGCTGCGGCTCGAGCTGGCGGCTTTCGCCCGCGACATCGCGGGCGAGCCATCCCGCGTGGCCACCGGCTGGGCGGGGCGCGAAGCCCTGCGGGTGGCTGAATCGGTGCGTGATGCGATGCGGCGCCGCATGGTGCAGTGGACCACGAGCTAG
- the lpxA gene encoding acyl-ACP--UDP-N-acetylglucosamine O-acyltransferase, with protein sequence MSTAIHPAAFVDDKAQIGTGVVIGPGAIIGPHVTIGDGTSIGGHALVTGWTRIGKGCKLHHGAVVGSPPQDLKYSGEPSYMEVGDHTEIREYVTANLATEPGATTRIGSRCLLMAYSHVAHNCAVGDHVIIANAVQMAGYVTIEDWAIVGGGTVIHQFVRVGRHAMAGGGSRITQDVAPFVKLAGSPPRLAGINSIGLQRRGFSKSVCDALERAYRILFRDGATVPEAVARMRAEFPDVAEVEMLARFAETSSRGLSR encoded by the coding sequence ATGAGCACCGCCATCCATCCGGCCGCGTTCGTGGACGACAAGGCCCAGATCGGGACGGGTGTGGTCATCGGACCGGGGGCGATCATCGGCCCCCACGTGACGATCGGCGACGGGACCAGCATCGGGGGTCACGCGCTCGTGACCGGCTGGACGAGGATCGGCAAGGGCTGCAAGCTCCATCATGGCGCGGTGGTCGGAAGCCCGCCGCAGGACCTCAAATACAGCGGCGAGCCGTCGTACATGGAAGTCGGCGATCACACCGAGATCCGCGAGTACGTGACCGCCAACCTCGCCACGGAGCCCGGCGCCACCACCCGGATTGGCAGCCGCTGCCTGCTCATGGCTTACTCGCACGTGGCGCACAACTGCGCCGTCGGCGATCACGTGATCATCGCCAACGCGGTGCAGATGGCCGGATACGTCACCATCGAGGACTGGGCGATCGTGGGCGGAGGCACGGTGATCCACCAGTTCGTGCGCGTCGGCCGCCACGCGATGGCCGGCGGAGGCTCGCGCATCACGCAGGACGTGGCCCCGTTCGTGAAGCTGGCGGGAAGCCCTCCGCGGCTGGCCGGCATCAATTCGATCGGGCTCCAGCGCCGCGGCTTCTCGAAGAGCGTGTGCGACGCGCTCGAGCGCGCCTACAGGATCCTCTTCCGTGACGGCGCAACGGTTCCCGAGGCGGTGGCGCGGATGCGGGCCGAATTCCCGGACGTGGCCGAGGTCGAGATGCTCGCGCGCTTCGCCGAGACCTCCTCCCGCGGTTTGTCACGATGA